One genomic region from Granulimonas faecalis encodes:
- a CDS encoding sugar transferase — MDRTRAVVTKRRESGSPRRSTGRAGDPWGYRFVKRLADIVVSLLVIVVLLAPCLVMAAIIALQSKGSPFYTQERVGLGGRHFNLLKFRSMAADADDVERYFTPEQLDQWEKERKVDDDPRITSVGRFLRRTSIDELPQFLNVLAGQMSIVGPRPVVDAELGQYGDRAAEFCSRLPGITGWWQVEARNDADYSTGTRQELELYYIEHASPSLDLQIFLRTFGVMGRGTGR, encoded by the coding sequence GTGGATAGGACCCGTGCGGTGGTGACGAAGAGAAGAGAGAGCGGCTCTCCCCGAAGATCCACGGGTCGTGCAGGCGACCCGTGGGGCTACCGCTTTGTCAAACGCCTCGCCGACATCGTGGTGTCGCTCCTCGTCATCGTCGTGCTGCTCGCGCCCTGCCTCGTCATGGCCGCGATCATCGCCCTCCAGTCCAAGGGGAGCCCCTTCTACACCCAGGAGCGGGTGGGGTTGGGCGGCCGTCACTTCAACCTGCTGAAATTCCGGTCCATGGCAGCCGACGCCGACGACGTGGAGCGCTACTTCACCCCCGAGCAGCTGGACCAGTGGGAGAAGGAGCGCAAGGTCGACGACGATCCGCGTATCACCTCCGTGGGGCGCTTCCTGCGCCGCACGTCCATCGACGAGCTGCCGCAGTTCCTGAACGTCCTTGCGGGCCAGATGTCCATCGTGGGGCCGCGCCCCGTGGTCGACGCCGAGCTGGGGCAGTACGGCGACCGGGCCGCCGAGTTCTGCAGCCGCCTGCCGGGCATTACCGGCTGGTGGCAGGTGGAGGCGCGCAACGACGCCGACTACTCCACAGGTACCCGCCAGGAGCTGGAGCTCTACTACATCGAGCACGCCTCCCCCTCCCTGGACCTCCAGATCTTCCTGCGGACCTTCGGCGTCATGGGTCGAGGCACCGGCCGCTAG
- a CDS encoding hemolysin family protein yields MDIAVSIVVTLLLTLVNGFFSMSEMALVNVKRPLLERDAEEGSAKAKTALELSGDSGDLLAAIQVAITLVGFASSAVAATNLSDPFAVWMASVGVPATVAAGLAPVIITLVVSYFSIVIGELVPKRIALADCEGVSKRVAGFLKGFTVAAKPLIWITAKSANGISRLLGVRSADERQNVSEEEIRYMVSDAEELTDEEKSMIHEIFDLGDAAARQVMVPRVDMTALEDTETLSSVLACMRKTGYSRIPVYHEDVDRIVGIAHIKDLISPIIDEGKGDAPIAGFVREADFVPDTKDIIPLLSEMQTSHDQMVIVVDEYGGTAGVITIEDIVEEVVGEIEDEFDPDNKYLTKLSEREWLVDGRFPIDDAAELGWPIEESDEYETVAGFILDLADGLPGPGEVFDVDGWRFRVQSMRGRRIALLRVIAPEPEAEPGEGEEAGEDADRDGWLDRLRGGHDQRPDDDGEDAGEE; encoded by the coding sequence ATGGACATAGCCGTAAGTATCGTCGTCACCCTGCTGTTGACCCTGGTCAACGGCTTCTTCTCCATGAGCGAGATGGCCCTGGTCAACGTCAAGCGCCCACTGCTGGAGCGCGATGCCGAGGAGGGCAGCGCCAAGGCTAAGACGGCCCTCGAGCTCTCCGGCGACTCCGGCGACCTCTTGGCCGCCATCCAGGTAGCCATCACCCTCGTGGGATTTGCCAGCTCCGCCGTGGCCGCCACCAACCTGTCCGACCCGTTCGCCGTGTGGATGGCCTCCGTGGGCGTGCCGGCCACCGTGGCCGCCGGCCTGGCACCCGTGATCATCACCCTCGTGGTGTCGTACTTCTCCATCGTCATCGGCGAGCTGGTGCCCAAGCGTATTGCCCTGGCCGACTGCGAGGGCGTCTCAAAGCGCGTGGCGGGCTTTCTCAAGGGCTTCACCGTGGCCGCCAAACCGCTCATCTGGATCACCGCCAAGAGCGCCAACGGCATCTCCCGCCTGCTGGGTGTGCGGAGCGCCGACGAGCGCCAGAACGTCTCCGAGGAGGAGATCCGCTACATGGTGAGCGACGCCGAGGAGCTCACCGACGAGGAGAAGTCGATGATCCACGAGATCTTCGACCTCGGCGACGCGGCCGCCCGCCAGGTCATGGTGCCCCGCGTGGACATGACGGCGCTCGAGGACACCGAGACCCTGAGCTCGGTGCTCGCGTGCATGCGCAAGACGGGCTACTCCCGCATCCCCGTCTACCACGAGGACGTGGACCGCATCGTGGGCATCGCCCACATCAAGGACCTCATCAGCCCCATCATCGACGAGGGCAAGGGCGACGCCCCCATCGCCGGCTTCGTGCGCGAGGCCGACTTCGTGCCCGACACCAAGGACATCATCCCGCTGCTCTCCGAGATGCAGACGAGCCACGACCAGATGGTCATCGTGGTTGACGAGTACGGCGGCACCGCCGGCGTCATCACCATCGAGGACATCGTGGAGGAGGTCGTGGGCGAGATCGAGGACGAGTTCGACCCCGACAACAAGTACCTCACCAAGCTCTCCGAGCGCGAGTGGCTCGTGGACGGCCGTTTTCCCATCGACGACGCCGCCGAGCTGGGCTGGCCCATCGAGGAGTCCGACGAGTACGAGACCGTGGCTGGGTTCATCCTGGACCTCGCCGACGGCCTGCCGGGCCCGGGCGAGGTATTCGACGTGGATGGCTGGCGCTTCCGCGTGCAGTCCATGCGCGGCCGCCGCATCGCCCTGCTGCGGGTGATCGCGCCCGAGCCCGAGGCCGAGCCCGGCGAGGGCGAGGAGGCCGGAGAGGACGCCGACCGCGACGGCTGGCTCGACCGTCTGCGCGGCGGCCACGACCAGCGCCCCGACGACGACGGGGAGGACGCCGGGGAGGAGTGA
- a CDS encoding heavy-metal-associated domain-containing protein, whose protein sequence is MGKISVSGMHCKHCEMLVTMELEDRGATAVAADSASGTVTFEGDLTPEQVEEAVKAAGFELAHS, encoded by the coding sequence ATGGGAAAGATTTCCGTATCGGGAATGCACTGCAAGCACTGCGAGATGCTCGTGACCATGGAGCTCGAGGACCGCGGCGCTACCGCCGTCGCCGCCGATTCCGCCTCGGGCACCGTGACCTTCGAGGGCGACCTCACGCCCGAGCAGGTCGAGGAGGCCGTCAAGGCCGCCGGGTTCGAGCTCGCGCACTCCTAG
- a CDS encoding FprA family A-type flavoprotein produces the protein MQVAQQIKPDVYWVGALDWNERHFHGYTTEKGITYNAYLIVDEKVTLIDTVKEKFHGELLQRVSSVIDPAKIDVVITNHVEMDHSGSLPLVAQACPNATFYCSTKAVGELAKHYQGAGIDFQPVKTGDTLNIGKRTLTFIETPMVHWPDNMVTYDEYDKVLFSNDAFGQHFASTTRFDVDSDCCEVMKQARKYYANIVQPYGMQAAKALAAVEGLDLEMICPAHGVIWTEHIPDILECYSRWTKNERVDKCAIVYDTMWDSTEKMAKAICEAFVQEEVDCRYFDLKYTHESDILAYILDCKYVCVGSSTLNMQMMPNVAKFLTYFRGLSPRNDTRVGLAFGSYGWAPVAQKQVQQVLADTGFQLPLDPVSLNWRPDQAYLDDLQEKVRTMVAAAE, from the coding sequence ATGCAGGTCGCACAGCAGATCAAGCCCGATGTCTATTGGGTGGGTGCCCTCGACTGGAACGAGCGCCACTTCCACGGCTACACCACCGAGAAGGGCATCACCTACAACGCCTACCTGATCGTGGACGAGAAGGTCACCCTCATCGACACCGTCAAGGAGAAGTTCCACGGCGAGCTGCTCCAGCGTGTGTCGTCCGTGATCGACCCCGCCAAGATCGACGTCGTCATTACCAACCATGTGGAGATGGACCACTCCGGCAGCCTGCCCCTCGTCGCCCAGGCCTGCCCCAACGCCACCTTCTACTGCAGCACCAAGGCCGTCGGCGAGCTCGCCAAGCATTACCAGGGCGCGGGCATCGACTTCCAGCCCGTCAAGACCGGCGACACCCTGAACATCGGCAAGCGCACCCTCACGTTCATCGAGACCCCCATGGTCCACTGGCCCGACAACATGGTCACCTATGACGAGTACGACAAGGTGCTCTTCTCCAACGACGCCTTCGGCCAGCACTTCGCGTCCACCACGCGCTTCGACGTGGACTCCGACTGCTGCGAGGTCATGAAGCAGGCCCGCAAGTACTACGCCAACATCGTACAGCCCTACGGCATGCAGGCCGCCAAGGCCCTCGCCGCCGTGGAGGGCCTGGACCTCGAGATGATCTGCCCTGCCCACGGCGTCATCTGGACCGAGCATATCCCCGACATCCTCGAGTGCTACAGCCGCTGGACCAAGAACGAGCGCGTGGACAAGTGCGCCATCGTCTACGACACCATGTGGGACTCCACCGAGAAGATGGCCAAGGCCATCTGCGAGGCCTTCGTGCAGGAGGAGGTCGACTGCCGGTACTTCGACCTCAAGTACACCCACGAGAGCGACATCCTGGCCTACATCCTCGACTGCAAGTACGTGTGCGTGGGTTCCTCCACCCTCAACATGCAGATGATGCCCAACGTCGCCAAGTTCCTCACGTACTTCCGCGGCCTCTCCCCGCGCAACGACACCCGCGTCGGCCTGGCCTTCGGCTCCTACGGCTGGGCGCCGGTGGCCCAGAAGCAGGTGCAGCAGGTGCTCGCCGACACCGGCTTCCAGCTGCCCCTGGACCCGGTGAGCCTCAACTGGCGCCCCGACCAGGCCTACTTGGACGACCTTCAGGAGAAGGTGCGGACCATGGTGGCCGCCGCAGAGTGA
- a CDS encoding Spy0128 family protein, protein MGEAATPLTYRDPIGRYMTVREVQGVELFGTTYPVTENADGTYSLPSREVVNPVYGTSFNLGDIKVSVDTGDDGTEELTCVLPADALPVRVETITVDGSGNQTDYTSNRGSVEAQPFRLHYTVGFSDAVISNGAVDLTRVDADYKAAHRNADGGVDFYSNRYSAKGAADAEGPDSTRTVGDAMVTFAPSASNRFYYFQANRPVYGDGTEGELGEGGSVGTQLTSLDQIDPDGTYYVVVDYHRQGSARIVQCVVPFSGAELMAQDSVEVVDGAVATRIGSPLLGNARWAAIPKAGNPTGTAEGSGRVSTTKELAGRPLADGEFRFQLVDEDGEVAASGTNGADGTDGTVTLSPVTYTQPGVYAYTLVEVNDGKPGITYDDAVYTVTTTVVDDGDGTLSATHEVAGGEAVFDSTFTTTPVVDPVFGVAAKKVLVGRDWTDDDAFDLVVTAETEGAPMPDPATVTATEESPMGTFGAVTFSEPGTYSYLVGEKAGSEESMAYSQALYRVVYEVTEDEATGGLSRSVSVTRVRSDDGADVDEACPADAPMEFVNTYTAPEGPSTPGEPGGPGGPGEPQGPGTPGRPSDLVEKLPEPLKAVVVPVTGLIAKTGDVVAPLLPWIGAGVAAVTAGALRVLKGSRRCKG, encoded by the coding sequence ATGGGCGAGGCGGCGACGCCCCTCACCTACCGCGACCCCATCGGCCGCTACATGACCGTGAGGGAGGTGCAGGGGGTGGAGCTCTTCGGCACCACCTACCCGGTGACCGAGAACGCCGACGGTACCTACTCCCTTCCCAGCCGGGAGGTCGTCAACCCGGTGTACGGGACCTCCTTCAACCTCGGCGACATCAAGGTGTCCGTTGACACCGGCGACGACGGCACCGAGGAGCTCACCTGCGTGCTCCCCGCCGACGCCCTGCCGGTGCGCGTGGAGACGATCACCGTCGACGGGAGCGGCAACCAGACCGACTACACCTCCAACCGCGGGTCGGTGGAGGCCCAGCCGTTCAGGCTCCACTACACCGTGGGCTTCTCCGACGCCGTGATCTCAAACGGGGCGGTGGACCTGACCCGGGTGGACGCCGACTACAAGGCCGCCCACCGCAACGCCGACGGCGGCGTGGACTTCTACAGCAACCGCTACAGCGCCAAGGGCGCCGCCGACGCCGAGGGGCCTGACAGCACCCGGACCGTGGGCGACGCCATGGTGACCTTCGCCCCCTCGGCCAGCAACCGCTTCTATTACTTCCAGGCCAACCGCCCCGTCTACGGTGACGGCACCGAAGGGGAGCTGGGCGAGGGCGGCAGCGTGGGCACCCAGCTCACCTCCCTCGACCAGATCGACCCCGACGGCACCTACTACGTGGTCGTCGACTACCACCGCCAGGGTTCCGCCCGCATCGTGCAGTGCGTGGTGCCCTTCAGCGGCGCCGAGCTCATGGCCCAGGACTCCGTCGAGGTGGTGGACGGCGCCGTGGCCACCCGCATCGGCTCCCCGCTGCTGGGCAACGCCCGCTGGGCGGCCATCCCCAAGGCCGGCAACCCCACCGGCACCGCCGAGGGCTCCGGCCGCGTGAGCACCACCAAGGAGCTCGCGGGCCGCCCCCTGGCCGACGGCGAGTTCCGGTTCCAGCTCGTGGATGAGGACGGCGAGGTGGCGGCCAGCGGCACCAACGGCGCCGACGGCACCGACGGCACCGTGACCCTATCCCCGGTCACCTACACCCAGCCCGGCGTGTACGCCTACACCCTGGTCGAGGTGAACGACGGGAAGCCCGGCATCACCTACGACGACGCCGTCTACACCGTGACCACCACCGTGGTGGACGACGGCGACGGCACGCTCTCCGCCACCCATGAGGTGGCGGGCGGCGAGGCGGTGTTCGACAGCACCTTCACGACCACCCCCGTCGTCGACCCGGTCTTCGGCGTGGCTGCCAAGAAGGTCCTCGTGGGCCGCGACTGGACCGACGACGACGCGTTCGACCTCGTGGTCACCGCCGAGACCGAGGGCGCGCCCATGCCCGACCCCGCTACCGTGACGGCCACCGAGGAGAGCCCCATGGGGACCTTCGGCGCGGTGACCTTCTCCGAGCCCGGCACCTACTCCTACCTCGTGGGCGAGAAGGCCGGCTCAGAGGAGTCCATGGCCTACTCCCAGGCCCTGTACCGGGTGGTCTACGAGGTGACCGAGGATGAGGCCACCGGCGGGCTCTCCAGGTCCGTCTCCGTCACGCGGGTCAGGTCCGACGACGGCGCGGATGTGGACGAGGCTTGCCCGGCCGACGCCCCCATGGAGTTCGTGAACACCTACACCGCCCCCGAGGGCCCCTCGACTCCCGGCGAGCCTGGCGGGCCCGGTGGGCCTGGCGAGCCCCAGGGGCCCGGCACGCCCGGGCGGCCCTCCGACCTGGTGGAGAAGCTGCCCGAGCCCCTCAAGGCCGTGGTGGTGCCCGTCACCGGCCTGATCGCCAAGACCGGCGACGTGGTGGCGCCCCTCCTGCCGTGGATCGGCGCTGGCGTGGCCGCGGTCACGGCCGGTGCCCTCCGGGTGCTCAAGGGCAGCAGGCGCTGCAAGGGCTGA
- a CDS encoding vWA domain-containing protein → MDVRRLGLLRQTSPRKRPGLCRVAALLAAAVAAVVAVGATTAGASTQTMTWVADPSTADGFSAILGNEEPLNSRFAGRVWTDKSVTTDAAQGARGGVFHATFSALGSSRVVNREVENPLDVAFIVDLSGSMDNGRMEAATEVLDSTVRQLMEANPYNRAAVSTFGSGTYDANRSDPVLPLGHYDETRFIYRGSSGTGARRLTVTASGRPDVTVAVEGRWTGTTAWTAPRAPGSSPFAWVTSPATSSASPTSPSTRPATSTLPTAPSPPRPRI, encoded by the coding sequence ATGGACGTGAGGCGCCTCGGGCTCCTTCGGCAGACGAGCCCCCGGAAACGCCCGGGCCTGTGCCGGGTCGCCGCCCTGCTGGCAGCGGCCGTGGCGGCCGTCGTCGCCGTGGGGGCCACCACGGCGGGGGCCTCGACCCAGACCATGACGTGGGTGGCCGACCCCTCCACGGCCGACGGCTTCAGCGCCATCCTCGGCAACGAGGAACCCCTCAACAGCCGTTTTGCCGGCCGTGTGTGGACCGACAAGTCGGTGACCACCGACGCCGCCCAAGGCGCCCGGGGGGGGGTCTTCCACGCCACCTTCTCCGCCTTGGGGTCGTCGAGGGTTGTCAACAGGGAGGTCGAGAACCCCCTGGACGTGGCCTTCATCGTGGACCTGTCCGGGTCCATGGACAACGGGCGCATGGAGGCCGCCACCGAGGTCCTCGACAGCACGGTCAGGCAGCTCATGGAGGCCAACCCCTATAACCGCGCGGCCGTGAGCACCTTCGGCAGCGGTACCTATGACGCCAACCGGTCCGACCCGGTCCTGCCCCTGGGCCACTACGACGAGACGAGGTTCATCTACCGGGGCTCAAGTGGCACAGGGGCGCGCAGGCTCACCGTGACCGCCAGCGGTCGCCCTGACGTCACCGTGGCCGTCGAAGGCAGGTGGACAGGCACTACGGCGTGGACGGCGCCTCGAGCACCCGGGTCTTCACCGTTCGCGTGGGTGACCTCGCCGGCAACGAGCTCAGCCTCGCCAACGTCACCCTCGACCCGGCCCGCTACCTCGACCCTGCCAACGGCCCCCTCTCCTCCCAGGCCAAGGATATAA
- the fusA gene encoding elongation factor G — protein sequence MAEKVKNVVLVGQGGVGKTMLAEAMLHLSGATNRLGGHSGTKPTLDYDPEEEKRSFSIKLSVAPVNWEGCRLNVIDAPCYPDFIGDAYSAMAACETAVFVVDAASGAQSTTTRLWYAAEDLSLARAVFVNRIDRSETAYDDTLAALTERFGNRLAPVTLPMGVGSDFEGIIDVIRMKGRRLGPDGKAQVFDLPEQYVGAAQAARDAICDLVVEADDDLMMKYLEGEPLTDDEVEGLLSRAIAERIFVPVFAGVCTKEEGVVSLLDDIVAYFPSPDTYGKVPLVNGELLDVDPDDDRPVVFVFKILNDPQQGRLAFAKVLTGTVTPGLELVNARTRKTERLAHLYRMMGRDTTEVRSAEAGDIVVVPKLDAQTGDTLSATGKVEAAAFRFPNSLYRIAIEADQRGSEDKLFTFLEKMADADPTLKVDRDEDTGQTVISAIGEAQVSVLLDRLESRANVGAHTVPLRIPYRETIRRTATGHGRHKKQTGGAGQFADVRIRIEPNPDGGYEFLDEVVGGAVPRGFIPAVDKGAQETMRDGVLAGYPMIDVKVALYDGQFHPVDSNEMAFRTAARLGFQDAVSQAEAVLLEPMATLQITVPESYAGSIMGDISASRGRVEGMETTDKGEVSIRARAPYAEVVDYATRLRSLSRGTGEYTIEVEGYEQVPHDVQERLAKEYQECRSQGR from the coding sequence ATGGCAGAGAAGGTCAAGAACGTCGTGCTTGTAGGCCAGGGTGGCGTTGGTAAGACGATGCTCGCCGAGGCCATGCTCCACCTGAGCGGTGCCACCAACCGCCTGGGCGGCCACTCCGGAACCAAGCCCACCCTCGACTACGACCCCGAGGAGGAGAAACGCTCCTTCTCCATCAAGCTCTCCGTGGCGCCGGTGAACTGGGAGGGCTGCCGCCTCAACGTCATCGACGCCCCGTGCTACCCCGACTTCATCGGCGACGCCTACTCGGCCATGGCCGCCTGCGAGACCGCGGTCTTCGTGGTGGACGCCGCCTCGGGCGCCCAGTCCACCACCACGCGCCTCTGGTACGCGGCCGAGGACCTCTCCCTGGCGCGCGCGGTCTTCGTCAACCGCATCGACCGCTCCGAGACCGCCTACGACGACACCCTCGCGGCGCTCACCGAGCGCTTCGGCAACCGCCTCGCCCCCGTGACGCTGCCCATGGGGGTGGGCAGCGACTTCGAGGGCATCATCGACGTCATCCGCATGAAGGGCCGCCGCCTCGGCCCCGACGGCAAGGCCCAGGTCTTCGACCTGCCCGAGCAGTACGTGGGCGCCGCCCAGGCCGCCCGTGACGCCATCTGCGACCTTGTGGTGGAGGCCGACGACGACCTTATGATGAAGTACCTGGAAGGCGAGCCTCTCACGGACGACGAGGTCGAGGGCCTGCTCTCCCGCGCTATCGCCGAGCGCATCTTCGTGCCGGTGTTCGCGGGCGTGTGCACCAAGGAGGAGGGCGTCGTCTCCCTCCTGGACGACATCGTGGCGTACTTCCCCAGCCCCGACACCTACGGCAAGGTCCCGCTGGTCAACGGCGAGCTGCTCGACGTGGACCCCGACGACGACCGCCCGGTGGTCTTCGTCTTCAAGATCCTCAACGACCCCCAGCAGGGCCGCCTCGCCTTTGCCAAGGTGCTCACCGGCACCGTCACGCCGGGCCTGGAGCTCGTCAATGCCCGCACCCGCAAGACCGAGCGCCTGGCGCACCTCTACCGCATGATGGGCCGCGACACCACCGAGGTGAGGAGCGCGGAGGCCGGCGACATCGTGGTGGTGCCCAAGCTCGACGCCCAGACCGGCGACACGCTCTCGGCCACCGGCAAGGTGGAGGCCGCGGCGTTCCGCTTCCCCAACTCGCTCTACCGCATCGCCATCGAGGCCGATCAGCGCGGCAGCGAGGACAAGCTCTTCACCTTCCTCGAGAAGATGGCCGACGCCGACCCCACCCTCAAGGTGGACCGCGACGAGGACACCGGCCAGACCGTGATCAGCGCCATCGGCGAGGCCCAGGTCTCCGTGCTGCTGGACCGACTGGAGAGCCGCGCCAACGTGGGCGCCCACACCGTGCCCCTGCGCATCCCGTACCGCGAGACCATCCGCCGCACCGCCACGGGCCACGGCCGCCACAAGAAGCAGACCGGCGGCGCCGGGCAGTTCGCCGACGTGCGCATCCGCATCGAGCCCAACCCCGACGGCGGCTACGAGTTCCTCGACGAGGTCGTGGGCGGTGCCGTGCCCCGCGGCTTCATCCCCGCGGTGGACAAGGGCGCCCAGGAGACCATGCGCGATGGCGTGCTGGCCGGCTACCCCATGATCGACGTCAAGGTGGCCCTCTACGACGGCCAGTTCCACCCGGTGGACTCCAACGAGATGGCGTTCCGCACCGCCGCGCGCCTGGGCTTCCAGGACGCCGTGTCCCAGGCCGAGGCCGTGCTGCTCGAGCCCATGGCCACCCTGCAGATCACCGTGCCCGAGAGCTACGCCGGCTCCATCATGGGCGACATCTCGGCCTCCCGCGGCCGCGTGGAGGGCATGGAGACCACCGACAAGGGCGAGGTCTCCATCCGGGCCCGCGCCCCCTACGCCGAGGTGGTGGACTACGCCACCCGCCTGAGGTCGCTCTCCCGCGGCACCGGCGAGTACACCATCGAGGTGGAGGGCTACGAGCAGGTGCCCCACGACGTCCAGGAGCGCCTGGCCAAGGAGTACCAGGAGTGTCGCAGCCAGGGGAGGTAG